The genomic region ACAAAACTTTCCCGCAACCCCAGCCTCCTTGTAAACTACGGCATTACTTTGCTGCAAAGCTGATGCAGCACCAGGGAGCCTTTGGTCATTGTAAAAGGCAGTCTGTGGTGGTAATGCGGTTTTACAAAGATTACCTGATGGTGGGATAAAGTGTATAGGGGGGTCTCCGTTACATCATGGACTTCCTTTTAGGTTGAAAGTTATGTTGCTTTTTGTGCTGATTTAAGCAACGCCCCTTACGTTTTATTTTTTTCGTGAGCCGCTCCAAAAGGTGTTTGTTTTTCACAGTCCCACGTGAACTGTCACGTGATGTCAAGACCAGAAACTCCACATCTCTGTATTTCTCCTGTTTGCCGACTctgctgattctgttcataaaagCAACTGATGTGTTTATATTAATTTTCATTATTTACGTTTATCTTGTAGATTTCATGCAAACCTATGTAGGGGATTTGTTCAGTTTTACACGAATAACATAGTGGAGTTAAGGGTATTAAATAActagaatgaatgtttgatgaatTAATTTGAAATCattaaaaaagcaaaaacaaagtgCATTAAAATAGTGGTAACCATGGTAATTGTTTAATAATCTAATCAAAGAACCCTGAATAGAAATTGAATCGAATGGTGAGGTAAGATTACACACCAGTACTGCTAAAGCTTCCAGGCCCATGACATGCAGGTGATGCTAAGTTAGTGTAGCATACCAAAAGGCCGAGTATTTCATCAAAAAAGACCTGAAGTTAACTTTTGACTTGCAGGGCCAAACAGCttcatacaggtcaatctgacacctTGGTACCGATACGAGGTGAACTTGGGCCAATATTCTTAACACATCCTGCGTGCTTCGTGAGCCTCAAGGCTGCAGGATGCAGGACTTCTTATCTTCAACTCTCTGAAAAGCTTATCTTTCTTGTCATAAAGGACTTTTTAAAACTTCCCATAATCATATTCTGGTGAATGAACAATTTGTTTGaatccaaagtgtttgaataatgtgtcTTATACTTGACATTGTgggttaaataaatatttttcctgatcttaaattacaccagatcagtatttgttgattttGATGTTAAATCTATCAGTATTTTCCACACATCATTATGTTATTATTAATgctttaacattcacttcacagtAATGTGTaataacattttcacttcacactatGAGTTAACCACTAAGTATCTGAGTGAGGGAGTGATTCTCTGAGGTCTTTGGTAACGCCCTTTAAAATGGTGAAATTCTGTTTTGCTCAAATTTGTCAACAACATTTAATAAATAAAGGGATCACTTCCTGATTGCTCTGTTCTTCGCCAGCCTCCTGATTAAGTCGATtgggtgagcaagcatttggaaccatcGTCTCTTTTGTCCAAGGTCACAGTCGCTCTGCACTGCTTGCGAGTGATATCAGACACTACAGCTCCTCAGGTGTGGAACGTCTAAATTGCAGACCGTGGTGGTATCTTCTGGCCGGACCTCAAAGGGCGCTACGACTCTTTGAGATTCCTGTAGCCACAACGTCCGGTGAACTCACCACTTGGTCTGCCTCCTCCCCATTCCACTCAAGAGCTACCGTCACACAAGGGGTAATGTGGACTCTGCACCATggtgtcggatggttttatgaataatctccAACCAACCTACaaccaaactgattttacaacccagacatcacaagatctttCAGATACtacaaggttttgctacaaacatcCAGCTtaaattccatcatttcattcatactttgtcctgTATAATCGTTAGGTTAGAAAAATagaatttaattcatttttataactattcttgactctgtctgaattaataagaagtgtgtgttccctgaaaagtcaaagaacctaaggtaatattaaatcaaaaATTCAAACATCAGTCAGACAGATCATTCATATTTAAATAGAATATCACACTAAGCTGAGTGGACTAAAATTTCTCTTAATGTGCAACTACAATGTTTCATTCTCAAATTTTCATAAACAAATGTTATTGGCTTGGTCTCTAATTTATAAGCATAACTTTTCTCCTAATAATTACCTTATATGGAACAATAAAGATGTCTGTTACAAAAGGAAATCCTTATTCTTTGACAATTGGTTTAGGAATGGCATTATAAAGATCAATCAGCTCTTTAATAAGGTAGGAAATGTATTCACTTATCAAGAATTTCTTTCTCATTATAAAACTCCTGTAACCCCTAAAGAATTTGCTATTGTTTTCGACGCTAGTCCATCTGGTGTTATTATGCTTTTCAAAAGTTATACCACCCCACCATCTAACATGACCCCTTTGCCTGATCCAAGTGACACATTTATAGGGAAACTTTGTTTTCTATCGAGATTACGGCCAGATAAGCAAATTTGCTCCCTTTTTCTAGCTGATTGTGTTTCTGTACCACATGTTCTCCCTAAATGGAATTCACTTGTTCAATATGTGTTGTATGAAAAAGTATGGACTCTTCCTAACAGATACTTGCTTACAAACAAAGTCAAAGAAGTCACGTTCAAACTCCTTCATCTCTATTATCGTGTTAAAACATTCctgaggagattcattaaagacgtTGATGTATCCTGTACTTTCTGCAAGGAGCACCCAGAAACTATCAACCACTTGTTCTGGACTTGTGAACACACTCGGAAACTATGGCAAGGCGTCTGTAGATTTATATTGGACCATATCCATGAGACCTTTGTATTACATTTTCACAATGTTCTGTTTGGATTTCTAGACTATCAGAGGGATTAAGAAAATGAACTGTTCATATCTAATCTTATCATATTACTGACCAAGTTTTACATCCATAAATGTAAAGTGTTAAAAATAAGACCTTCCTTTTGTGTCTTGAAAAAAGAACTTAAGCTTTATTTGAAAACAATCTCCACCTCGACCAATAACAAAGTCATTAAGACACTAAGTCTCTGCTCGAAATTTCAAATCTTTCCATAATTCATACTCTGTTGCATGTCTCGTATTGTTTCCTGTTTCGATTATCATTCTCATATGTTTCATAATTTGTATGCAGTAACCCCTGGCGTTGAATCTGTTGGTATGTTTTtgttccctcgctacttcgcggttcgtttatcgcggattcacgacttcgcggattttttctttggagccttattcaagggaaattcaccgattcgcggtatttttctatgcgaaatatcaagaaattcctttttttttttcatcaatttcatcataaaatgcactttttgtaatgaaactataaaaaaagcaaaaatacagtactatgtaaagggagggttttaaaagtctgaatactgaatacgtacctgttaaataaatactgtaagtatggtgtccctacttcgcagattttcacctatcgcggccaggtttggaacgcatctaccgcgataaacgagggatcactgtatactgTTTCCATGTACTTCATAGTGGATATTGAGTCAGTTGTGTATATTGACTGTATTGTTAACGAACcaatattctaaataaaaaataaaaaaaagtatctcATTATCATGACCTCTAAACCATAATtatgaaatttttattttatttattcctgaGTGGGTATAATTGGCTTTTATAGAAATAGGCTTCCATAGTAATTCAATATAATGTACTATGGTGATCAAAGAAGATGGGATAAAATAAACTATTCTGCCCACTGtcctttgttcaataaagtttttttcTTTGTACTTCCGCTGGTGAAAGGATACCAATATGGCTGCCATGACATGTCATTAATAACACTCCGTTCCCGGTGGTAATTTAAGCCATCAGGCTACATTTTCCAACATTTTTAAAACTTAATTCCAGTTCGCGTGTTTTTACAGCAAAATGTACCATTTTATCGGCGGGAGAGGCGTCTCAGCGGCCCGGTTCCTCGCGTCAAGGAGCACCGTGCTCGTGGAGGCTGTCCGGGGTCGAAAGTCCCGCAACGACCCGGTGGCCAAGTCCAAGGAGGGTCGGATCAAAGTTCCACCCCCCGTCGATCCAGTGGAGATGGTCGTTCTTAACGAGAGATACACGGAGTATCAGCTGATCTTGAGGGCACTTCGGTGAGTTTAACCCGCTGGAGGCGTCACGGACTTTCATAGGCCACCTGGTGTCATGCTGAAATCCGTTCCCCCCATTCAAAAGTAACCTGTTAAGTGTCTAGCCTATAATTATGCAATATTCAATCAGTTTCTctttacataataataataattatcagcTGATCTTGAGGGCACTTCGGTGAGTTTAACCCGCTGGAGGCGTCACGGACTTTCATAGGCCACCTGGTGTCATGCTGAAATCCGTTCCCCCCATTCAAAAGTAACCTGTTAAGTGTCTAGCCTATAATTATGCAATATTCAATCAGTTTCTctttacataataataataattaatgatgTTTATATCTGTCAGATTCAGAAATATGGAGTGGCGAAATGTGTGTGGCATTAATACACATAAAAGCAATGTTGTGGAAAACAAAGCAAGTGCAACAGCTGAGTTCACGAGCCATACTGTTATATTGCTGTTTCAAACAGAAACACTTGATGCTTCCTTTCTTTTTTGTTTCAGTCTGGAGTTTAAGGAAGAGGTGCTGAGAAATATGTATGAGGAGGAGATGGGTTCTCAGGTGGAGAGCAGGGCAAGAATGGAGATGGAGGAGCATCGCTCCCTGATGGCCTGGAACGATCAGGAAAACCTCCGTACACTCCAAGCAAGgtgcagaaaaaagcttcaactcGAACGTTATGGTCTCAGAGTTGATGCATCATAATTAGCTAACATTGCTTAGAACTGTAGCTCTTTTCAGAAGGCATTGTGATGTGTTTTGTATCACATAGAATATTAAGAGTGcagaaggaagaggaggaagccCAGCACAGGAAGATGGAGCTGGCCCTTCAGCGCGAGGAGGAACAGCAAGAGTTCATCAAACAAAGAGAGAAGGAGATTTTACAGCTGCAGGTATGAATTCCTCCAAACAACAGCGTTAGCTAGAACATTCAAAATTTGGTTTTGCAGTTTGGTAAAGTGATTTTCTACCAGAAGAAATAAAGATTGAATAATTATTGAAAAACAATTTTTATATTTATGACCTCAGATCTGAATGTTTTTGTTCTTTATAGGAGGACGCAAAGAACTTCATCACCCTGCAAAACCTAGACCAACGAATTGAGGAGGCGCTGGACAATCCAAAGAATTACAACTTTGCTGTTGATAAAGAAGGAAGAGTTGTTAAAAGAACAGTTCTGCAGTGAGACAGCTGCtttattgtgtttgtgtgtgaaaggATACAAGAAAACAAATGACACGCACACTGAGACTGTTATCTCCGTTCAGGGTCCAGATACGTCTGGGAAACCATGTTTTCTGAATCTGAATATTTAGCGATTTTTTTCATATTTGTTAAAAACCTCCTGCTGAACCAGACCGTTTAGCCACACCCTCGACTAagtttttgtttgtctttttaaagtTGTGCTCTCTCACCACTGTTAAAACATCGCCAAACAAACGTTTGTTTGTGATAAACAAATGTGAACGACTGTGAGGTCTTTGGACTCTTTTTGaacattaaataataaaaatgtgatTATCAGCCAACAGGGTCTGAGACGGGAGTCAACCGCCGACTTGTGCTAAACTATCTAATAATCAGGTTCTGAGTTATTAAGACCTTCTGGCCAGATCAATTCTTTAACATCTCTTGATCTGAGCTCAGGCATGAAGTGGACATGTCCTGTTCTGGTGTCCAGTTTATTGGGAAAGGGGCCAAAACTTGAAACACCTGGCTTATCAGCAGCTAGTGAAGCTTGTCGGTCCATCACCAAGTTGATTAAAAAGTAAAATTAGACTCTTCTCTGTGGCTTCAGGTTCAGATGTGGGTTTATCTACCTCATCTGTCTGAATCTGTAAGAAAAAACTAGGTAACAGGTAAAAACATAGCATTTAAGTTTGATTTGAACAAGGAGATtgtagggtttaggaaattgagtgctttaagagctcaatatgtaTATTACCTCTAATGACCAATAAGCAGTGATACTCTTATCTAAGTATAGAATATCcactctgcttggtctttactgtgtttatcagaagattctaggattctttattaagGGGTTGTACACTCAGTTttaattcagaaaagagtcagatttgtaaaagtaagaatttattttacaaacaattaaaacatgacaggttaactaacatttactgtgagcggatggaactagatgtgatgtatgaaacctatgtgtgaatgtgatgttagaacttccgtatctaggagagctgagttctggatgtaaaagaatttggtttgcgctaagctatgaagttgattattatcaaaagcacatcagacgctatctgtgtgtctacttcacccgttttcggagaccctctgGGTGGATCGGAAGGCCAGAGAGGCCgggtgacctctggcaccggagggctgtagaatacagtggcaccgactcttcagtccagagatgtctctggtcacgacagatggatggaaccgcacttctgggactctttaaggagtctaaacaatatcattttgttctgcaggagctgttgtggtatcagcttcgcaggtgcaaaaagattttgacgtgtcaaaagctttgatggttaaagagggttttgcttcagatggatggtctaaagctttctctagaactgctgaTTCACCAgaatgatctggttttaatgttctcatgatttgtgtagccaaccagaggtcgaCAAGTTTGAGTATTATTACCAAGAGTCTCAGAAACttgccttctttgataccggatgctctgatctggggtaaaagactgtgtcagagtttaacttaacctttctttgttcttgtgtgagtgcaaatggtgacgaCCTTGTTAtacaaacatgctgaaacatatttcaatcactgtaatgataacataacattcatttcaaacttcaatcattgagcacagattaatgaaacatttcattatattataattattataagtagcaataaacaaacgtttatttaatgattatctagcttataagttgtagaagttcatatttaatttaggaaatcattctttgatttagcaactgatccgagctgcgagtgctaggcatgaagaatcctgttggacaataaggatggaccttgaggagagaacaataTTGGCGACAATTTGTTATCCGTGTTCATAGCTGCAgataggctctgagctccagctgatgggatgaaggcaggccatgtTCAAAACATGCAGTCtcatgtctcctttttgaccagatgttgaatggtcaaacagtacctaaaaactgaccattgctggacgttacaagatAAAACCTGGTCCAGCAGGGCTGCAACTCCAGCTGCAGCCCTCCGAGTGGCGCCCTGCACATCTGTCTGGCTGCATCTTCACATTTCATGTGATTACACTGAAACCCACTGAGCCTCTAATCCTCCATGTTGGACTGCTGTGCAGGTTTATGGGATGAAGATCATCAGAGGTGAAGACCTTAAAAGGAACCGGGATGCAGCTGTAGTAAACACTCATTCAAACTTAGGCTCTACGTCAGTGGTACTCGCTCCTGGTCGAGCCGATCTCCAGCATATTTTCGTTTTTCTTCtaccccaacacacctgattcagtggctgaatcacctgtgcagcagctcatcaggctcttcagaagcctgttaatcacctgctgactgaagtcGGGCATGTTAAagcggagttaaaactaaaacgagcTGAATACCGGCTTttcaggaccaggagtgagtaccgCTGCTGGAAGTGAACACAAGGAAGCTCTTTGATTGGAAGCTCATCACCTCATACAGGtctttctcaaaaaattagcatattgtgataaagttcattattgtctttaatgtactgataaacattagactttcatatgtattagattcattacacacaactgaagtagttcaagccttttattgtttctaatattgatgattttggcatacagctcatgaaaacccaaaattcctatctcaaaaaattagcatatttcatccgaccaataaaagaaaagtatttttaatttaaaaaagtcagccttcaaataattatgttcagttatgcactcaatacttggtcgggaacccttctgcagaaatgactgcttgaaTGTggtgtggcatggaggcaatcagcctgtggtactgctgaggtgttatggaggcccaggatgcttcgatagcggccttaagctcatccagagtgttgggtcttgcgtctctcaactttctcttcacaatatcccacagattctctacggggttcaggtcaggagagtgtgcaggccaactgagcacagtaataccatggtcagtaaaccactgtagcgtgatgaaggctctctgatgtgtggcaaaggttgcatttgcccagctgggtcaagctgggtcaaacagtactttttgaatccacagattaacccaaggagccacgatgtctgctcaagatcataacatcatatctgctgttccgtcccagaagaaggacactgcaAGTCATGATGATAATAATCAGATAACaattaataaactcattgattttattactgtttaatataatcataacatgatcac from Nothobranchius furzeri strain GRZ-AD chromosome 18, NfurGRZ-RIMD1, whole genome shotgun sequence harbors:
- the mrps26 gene encoding small ribosomal subunit protein mS26; translated protein: MYHFIGGRGVSAARFLASRSTVLVEAVRGRKSRNDPVAKSKEGRIKVPPPVDPVEMVVLNERYTEYQLILRALRLEFKEEVLRNMYEEEMGSQVESRARMEMEEHRSLMAWNDQENLRTLQARILRVQKEEEEAQHRKMELALQREEEQQEFIKQREKEILQLQEDAKNFITLQNLDQRIEEALDNPKNYNFAVDKEGRVVKRTVLQ